In the genome of Kitasatospora cathayae, one region contains:
- a CDS encoding HAD family acid phosphatase, producing the protein MRRSTLTSPARGLAALAVGVVAGAVVAGGGLASADAKAPRTDRQITNMTDEVAEIKAYYGDTVDAKGEHWPSPDSNYAVQVRGIENQAEKYLVQRAKHDHGDHKAIVLDVDDTTLSTYNYELETTFVYNPVSNAQYIATKTMPAVFGMNELATRAQQQGYTVFYITGRPEAQRAATAANLAAVGYPAADESHLFMKDKSAPPPYLSCGASCSVVEYKSGTRAHIESLGYDIVGNFGDQQSDLSGGHADRTFKLPNPMYYLP; encoded by the coding sequence ATGCGCAGAAGTACCTTGACGTCACCTGCCCGCGGCTTGGCCGCCCTTGCCGTCGGCGTGGTCGCCGGCGCGGTGGTGGCCGGCGGAGGACTCGCGTCGGCGGACGCCAAAGCCCCCAGGACCGACCGTCAGATCACGAACATGACCGACGAAGTGGCCGAGATCAAGGCGTACTACGGTGACACGGTCGACGCCAAGGGCGAGCACTGGCCGTCCCCCGACAGCAACTACGCCGTCCAGGTGCGCGGCATCGAGAACCAGGCCGAGAAGTACCTGGTCCAGCGCGCGAAGCACGACCACGGCGACCACAAGGCCATCGTCCTCGACGTGGACGACACCACGCTGTCCACGTACAACTACGAGCTGGAGACGACCTTCGTCTACAACCCCGTCAGCAACGCCCAGTACATCGCCACCAAGACCATGCCGGCCGTCTTCGGCATGAACGAACTGGCGACCCGGGCGCAGCAGCAGGGCTATACGGTCTTCTACATCACCGGCCGCCCCGAGGCCCAGCGCGCCGCCACGGCCGCCAACCTCGCGGCTGTCGGGTATCCCGCTGCGGACGAGTCGCACCTGTTCATGAAGGACAAGAGCGCACCCCCGCCCTACCTGAGCTGCGGCGCGAGCTGCTCCGTCGTGGAGTACAAGTCCGGTACCCGGGCCCACATCGAGAGCCTCGGCTACGACATCGTGGGCAACTTCGGGGACCAGCAGAGCGACCTGTCCGGCGGCCACGCCGACCGGACCTTCAAGCTGCCGAACCCGATGTACTACCTGCCGTAA